A portion of the Panthera tigris isolate Pti1 chromosome E1, P.tigris_Pti1_mat1.1, whole genome shotgun sequence genome contains these proteins:
- the ST6GALNAC1 gene encoding alpha-N-acetylgalactosaminide alpha-2,6-sialyltransferase 1 isoform X3, whose product MGDEERSSGSPHKSARQAPPREGRTAAPASSSARGNSVQVPPAQATAHPAKGDLREETGGATSTGPAPPRGRKRKDTVLDTRPPRARDGGVASEALSLRSQDARTTKGRQDQNGEPTATRTVPSKPRAKAATTARTPVPESQAEALTTPGAGSVKGGASAVMPRRETPRAKPPSTPLQARTTQRSRSLRAANFKSEPRWDFEEQYSFDVGALQTTCPDSVKVKASKSPWLRTLFLANLTLFLDSSRFNQSEWDRLEHFAPPFGFMELNYSLVRKVVTRFPPVPQQQLLLAGLPAGSSQCVTCAVVGNGGILNNSRVGQEIDSHDHVFRLSAAVTKGYEQDVGTRTSFYGFTAFSLTQSLMALEGQGFRHVPLGKDVRYLHFLEGTRDYEWLEAMFLNQSLVKTSLSWFRHRPQVAFQGDPPWDRYLLLHPDSLRYMKNRFLRSKTLDTAHWRIYRPTTGALLLLTALHLCDQVSAYGFITEGHEQFSDHYYDKSWKKTVFYINHDFQLERTLWKRLHDEGLSLGSKPLQTPPGTTEERLPRWQMTEVLETSEHRYGFRSKGGGLRSGDQGI is encoded by the exons ATGGGTGACGAGGAGAGATCTTCAGGGTCGCCACACAAGTCTGCACGGCAGGCTCCCCCACGGGAAGGAAGGACAGCGGCTCCTGCCTCATCGTCCGCGCGAGGGAACAGCGTGCAGGTGCCCCCGGCCCAGGCCACAGCCCACCCTGCCAAGGGGGACCTCAGAGAAGAGACCGGTGGGGCCACCTCGACTGGGCCGGCCCCACCGAGGGGTCGAAAGAGGAAGGACACCGTGCTGGACACGCGGCCCCCGAGGGCACGGGATGGGGGAGTGGCCTCAGAGGCACTGTCACTGAGGAGTCAGGACGCGAGGACAACCAAAGGAAGGCAGGACCAGAATGGGGAGCCCACGGCCACCAGGACGGTGCCCTCGAAGCCTCGGGCCAAAGCGGCCACCACGGCAAGGACACCTGTGCCAGAAAGCCAGGCCGAGGCGCTGACCACCCCGGGAGCAGGGTCAGTGAAAGGAGGGGCCTCGGCCGTGATGCCCCGCCGGGAGACACCCCGGGCCAagccaccctccacccctctccaggCCCGCACCACACAGAGAAGCCGAAGCCTGCGGGCCGCCAACTTCAAGTCTGAGCCCCGGTGGGATTTCGAGGAGCAATACAGCTTTGACGTGGGGGCCCTACAGACG ACCTGCCCCGACTCCGTGAAGGTCAAGGCCTCCAAGTCACCCTGGCTGCGGACACTCTTTCTGGCCAACCTCACCCTCTTCCTGGACTCCAGCCGCTTCAACCAGAGCGAGTGGGACCGTCTGGAGCACTTTGCGCCACCCTTTGGGTTCATGGAGCTCAACTATTCGT TGGTGCGGAAGGTCGTGACCCGCTTCCCTCCGGTGCCCCAGCAACAGCTGCTCCTGGCCGGTCTCCCCGCCGGGAGTTCCCAGTGCGTCACGTGCGCCGTGGTGGGCAACGGGGGCATCTTGAACAACTCTCGCGTGGGCCAGGAGATAGACAGCCACGATCACGTCTTCCG ACTGAGTGCAGCGGTCACTAAGGGCTACGAACAGGATGTGGGCACCCGGACGTCGTTTTACGGCTTCACTGCCTTCTCCCTGACCCAGTCGCTTATGGCCTTGGAGGGTCAGGGTTTCCGGCACGTGCCTCTGGGGAAG GACGTCCGCTACCTGCACTTTCTGGAAGGCACCCGAGACTATGAGTGGCTGGAGGCGATGTTTCTCAATCAGAGCCTGGTGAAGACTAGCCTTTCCTGGTTCAg GCACAGGCCCCAGGTGGCTTTCCAGGGAGACCCGCCATGGGACAGATACCTGCTGCTGCACCCCGACTCGCTGCGGTACATGAAAAACAG GTTCCTGAGGTCCAAGACCCTGGACACTGCGCACTGGAGAATCTACCGCCCCACGACCGGCGCCCTCCTCCTGCTCACAGCCCTTCACCTCTGCGACCAG GTGAGTGCCTATGGCTTCATCACCGAGGGCCACGAGCAATTCTCCGATCACTACTACGATAAGTCctggaaaaaaacagtcttttacATCAACCATGACTTCCAGTTAGAGAGAACGCTCTGGAAGCGGCTGCACGATGAAG GGCTCAGTTTGGGCTCCAAGCCCCTCCAGACACCCCCGGGGACCACTGAGGAGAGACTCCCAAGATGGCAAATGACTGAGGTTTTGGAGACCTCGGAACATCGCTACGGGTTCCGTTCAAAGGGAGGAGGACTCCGGTCTGGAGACCAAGGAATTTGA
- the ST6GALNAC1 gene encoding alpha-N-acetylgalactosaminide alpha-2,6-sialyltransferase 1 isoform X1: MRTCLRRPSRLDQAVQWLLLLAVLISLFFVLPSFVKEPDTKPFRRQHMGDEERSSGSPHKSARQAPPREGRTAAPASSSARGNSVQVPPAQATAHPAKGDLREETGGATSTGPAPPRGRKRKDTVLDTRPPRARDGGVASEALSLRSQDARTTKGRQDQNGEPTATRTVPSKPRAKAATTARTPVPESQAEALTTPGAGSVKGGASAVMPRRETPRAKPPSTPLQARTTQRSRSLRAANFKSEPRWDFEEQYSFDVGALQTTCPDSVKVKASKSPWLRTLFLANLTLFLDSSRFNQSEWDRLEHFAPPFGFMELNYSLVRKVVTRFPPVPQQQLLLAGLPAGSSQCVTCAVVGNGGILNNSRVGQEIDSHDHVFRLSAAVTKGYEQDVGTRTSFYGFTAFSLTQSLMALEGQGFRHVPLGKDVRYLHFLEGTRDYEWLEAMFLNQSLVKTSLSWFRHRPQVAFQGDPPWDRYLLLHPDSLRYMKNRFLRSKTLDTAHWRIYRPTTGALLLLTALHLCDQVSAYGFITEGHEQFSDHYYDKSWKKTVFYINHDFQLERTLWKRLHDEGLSLGSKPLQTPPGTTEERLPRWQMTEVLETSEHRYGFRSKGGGLRSGDQGI, encoded by the exons ATGAGGACCTGCCTGCGGAGACCCAGTCGTCTGGACCAAGCTGTCCAATGGCTCTTGCTTTTGGCCGTGTTGATCTCCTTATTCTTTGTCCTGCCCTCCTTCGTTAAGGAACCCGATACGAAACCTTTCAG GCGTCAGCACATGGGTGACGAGGAGAGATCTTCAGGGTCGCCACACAAGTCTGCACGGCAGGCTCCCCCACGGGAAGGAAGGACAGCGGCTCCTGCCTCATCGTCCGCGCGAGGGAACAGCGTGCAGGTGCCCCCGGCCCAGGCCACAGCCCACCCTGCCAAGGGGGACCTCAGAGAAGAGACCGGTGGGGCCACCTCGACTGGGCCGGCCCCACCGAGGGGTCGAAAGAGGAAGGACACCGTGCTGGACACGCGGCCCCCGAGGGCACGGGATGGGGGAGTGGCCTCAGAGGCACTGTCACTGAGGAGTCAGGACGCGAGGACAACCAAAGGAAGGCAGGACCAGAATGGGGAGCCCACGGCCACCAGGACGGTGCCCTCGAAGCCTCGGGCCAAAGCGGCCACCACGGCAAGGACACCTGTGCCAGAAAGCCAGGCCGAGGCGCTGACCACCCCGGGAGCAGGGTCAGTGAAAGGAGGGGCCTCGGCCGTGATGCCCCGCCGGGAGACACCCCGGGCCAagccaccctccacccctctccaggCCCGCACCACACAGAGAAGCCGAAGCCTGCGGGCCGCCAACTTCAAGTCTGAGCCCCGGTGGGATTTCGAGGAGCAATACAGCTTTGACGTGGGGGCCCTACAGACG ACCTGCCCCGACTCCGTGAAGGTCAAGGCCTCCAAGTCACCCTGGCTGCGGACACTCTTTCTGGCCAACCTCACCCTCTTCCTGGACTCCAGCCGCTTCAACCAGAGCGAGTGGGACCGTCTGGAGCACTTTGCGCCACCCTTTGGGTTCATGGAGCTCAACTATTCGT TGGTGCGGAAGGTCGTGACCCGCTTCCCTCCGGTGCCCCAGCAACAGCTGCTCCTGGCCGGTCTCCCCGCCGGGAGTTCCCAGTGCGTCACGTGCGCCGTGGTGGGCAACGGGGGCATCTTGAACAACTCTCGCGTGGGCCAGGAGATAGACAGCCACGATCACGTCTTCCG ACTGAGTGCAGCGGTCACTAAGGGCTACGAACAGGATGTGGGCACCCGGACGTCGTTTTACGGCTTCACTGCCTTCTCCCTGACCCAGTCGCTTATGGCCTTGGAGGGTCAGGGTTTCCGGCACGTGCCTCTGGGGAAG GACGTCCGCTACCTGCACTTTCTGGAAGGCACCCGAGACTATGAGTGGCTGGAGGCGATGTTTCTCAATCAGAGCCTGGTGAAGACTAGCCTTTCCTGGTTCAg GCACAGGCCCCAGGTGGCTTTCCAGGGAGACCCGCCATGGGACAGATACCTGCTGCTGCACCCCGACTCGCTGCGGTACATGAAAAACAG GTTCCTGAGGTCCAAGACCCTGGACACTGCGCACTGGAGAATCTACCGCCCCACGACCGGCGCCCTCCTCCTGCTCACAGCCCTTCACCTCTGCGACCAG GTGAGTGCCTATGGCTTCATCACCGAGGGCCACGAGCAATTCTCCGATCACTACTACGATAAGTCctggaaaaaaacagtcttttacATCAACCATGACTTCCAGTTAGAGAGAACGCTCTGGAAGCGGCTGCACGATGAAG GGCTCAGTTTGGGCTCCAAGCCCCTCCAGACACCCCCGGGGACCACTGAGGAGAGACTCCCAAGATGGCAAATGACTGAGGTTTTGGAGACCTCGGAACATCGCTACGGGTTCCGTTCAAAGGGAGGAGGACTCCGGTCTGGAGACCAAGGAATTTGA
- the ST6GALNAC1 gene encoding alpha-N-acetylgalactosaminide alpha-2,6-sialyltransferase 1 isoform X2 — protein sequence MRTCLRRPSRLDQAVQWLLLLAVLISLFFVLPSFVKEPDTKPFRRQHMGDEERSSGSPHKSARQAPPREGRTAAPASSSARGNSVQVPPAQATAHPAKGDLREETGGATSTGPAPPRGRKRKDTVLDTRPPRARDGGVASEALSLRSQDARTTKGRQDQNGEPTATRTVPSKPRAKAATTARTPVPESQAEALTTPGAGSVKGGASAVMPRRETPRAKPPSTPLQARTTQRSRSLRAANFKSEPRWDFEEQYSFDVGALQTTCPDSVKVKASKSPWLRTLFLANLTLFLDSSRFNQSEWDRLEHFAPPFGFMELNYSLVRKVVTRFPPVPQQQLLLAGLPAGSSQCVTCAVVGNGGILNNSRVGQEIDSHDHVFRLSAAVTKGYEQDVGTRTSFYGFTAFSLTQSLMALEGQGFRHVPLGKDVRYLHFLEGTRDYEWLEAMFLNQSLVKTSLSWFRHRPQVAFQGDPPWDRYLLLHPDSLRYMKNRFLRSKTLDTAHWRIYRPTTGALLLLTALHLCDQVSAYGFITEGHEQFSDHYYDKSWKKTVFYINHDFQLERTLWKRLHDEGIIRLYQRSVTSKPKM from the exons ATGAGGACCTGCCTGCGGAGACCCAGTCGTCTGGACCAAGCTGTCCAATGGCTCTTGCTTTTGGCCGTGTTGATCTCCTTATTCTTTGTCCTGCCCTCCTTCGTTAAGGAACCCGATACGAAACCTTTCAG GCGTCAGCACATGGGTGACGAGGAGAGATCTTCAGGGTCGCCACACAAGTCTGCACGGCAGGCTCCCCCACGGGAAGGAAGGACAGCGGCTCCTGCCTCATCGTCCGCGCGAGGGAACAGCGTGCAGGTGCCCCCGGCCCAGGCCACAGCCCACCCTGCCAAGGGGGACCTCAGAGAAGAGACCGGTGGGGCCACCTCGACTGGGCCGGCCCCACCGAGGGGTCGAAAGAGGAAGGACACCGTGCTGGACACGCGGCCCCCGAGGGCACGGGATGGGGGAGTGGCCTCAGAGGCACTGTCACTGAGGAGTCAGGACGCGAGGACAACCAAAGGAAGGCAGGACCAGAATGGGGAGCCCACGGCCACCAGGACGGTGCCCTCGAAGCCTCGGGCCAAAGCGGCCACCACGGCAAGGACACCTGTGCCAGAAAGCCAGGCCGAGGCGCTGACCACCCCGGGAGCAGGGTCAGTGAAAGGAGGGGCCTCGGCCGTGATGCCCCGCCGGGAGACACCCCGGGCCAagccaccctccacccctctccaggCCCGCACCACACAGAGAAGCCGAAGCCTGCGGGCCGCCAACTTCAAGTCTGAGCCCCGGTGGGATTTCGAGGAGCAATACAGCTTTGACGTGGGGGCCCTACAGACG ACCTGCCCCGACTCCGTGAAGGTCAAGGCCTCCAAGTCACCCTGGCTGCGGACACTCTTTCTGGCCAACCTCACCCTCTTCCTGGACTCCAGCCGCTTCAACCAGAGCGAGTGGGACCGTCTGGAGCACTTTGCGCCACCCTTTGGGTTCATGGAGCTCAACTATTCGT TGGTGCGGAAGGTCGTGACCCGCTTCCCTCCGGTGCCCCAGCAACAGCTGCTCCTGGCCGGTCTCCCCGCCGGGAGTTCCCAGTGCGTCACGTGCGCCGTGGTGGGCAACGGGGGCATCTTGAACAACTCTCGCGTGGGCCAGGAGATAGACAGCCACGATCACGTCTTCCG ACTGAGTGCAGCGGTCACTAAGGGCTACGAACAGGATGTGGGCACCCGGACGTCGTTTTACGGCTTCACTGCCTTCTCCCTGACCCAGTCGCTTATGGCCTTGGAGGGTCAGGGTTTCCGGCACGTGCCTCTGGGGAAG GACGTCCGCTACCTGCACTTTCTGGAAGGCACCCGAGACTATGAGTGGCTGGAGGCGATGTTTCTCAATCAGAGCCTGGTGAAGACTAGCCTTTCCTGGTTCAg GCACAGGCCCCAGGTGGCTTTCCAGGGAGACCCGCCATGGGACAGATACCTGCTGCTGCACCCCGACTCGCTGCGGTACATGAAAAACAG GTTCCTGAGGTCCAAGACCCTGGACACTGCGCACTGGAGAATCTACCGCCCCACGACCGGCGCCCTCCTCCTGCTCACAGCCCTTCACCTCTGCGACCAG GTGAGTGCCTATGGCTTCATCACCGAGGGCCACGAGCAATTCTCCGATCACTACTACGATAAGTCctggaaaaaaacagtcttttacATCAACCATGACTTCCAGTTAGAGAGAACGCTCTGGAAGCGGCTGCACGATGAAGGTATAATCCGGCTGTACCAGCGTTCCGTAACTTCCAAACCAAAGATGTGA
- the ST6GALNAC1 gene encoding alpha-N-acetylgalactosaminide alpha-2,6-sialyltransferase 1 isoform X4 gives MRTCLRRPSRLDQAVQWLLLLAVLISLFFVLPSFVKEPDTKPFRRQHMGDEERSSGSPHKSARQAPPREGRTAAPASSSARGNSVQVPPAQATAHPAKGDLREETGGATSTGPAPPRGRKRKDTVLDTRPPRARDGGVASEALSLRSQDARTTKGRQDQNGEPTATRTVPSKPRAKAATTARTPVPESQAEALTTPGAGSVKGGASAVMPRRETPRAKPPSTPLQARTTQRSRSLRAANFKSEPRWDFEEQYSFDVGALQTTCPDSVKVKASKSPWLRTLFLANLTLFLDSSRFNQSEWDRLEHFAPPFGFMELNYSLVRKVVTRFPPVPQQQLLLAGLPAGSSQCVTCAVVGNGGILNNSRVGQEIDSHDHVFRLSAAVTKGYEQDVGTRTSFYGFTAFSLTQSLMALEGQGFRHVPLGKAQAPGGFPGRPAMGQIPAAAPRLAAVHEKQVPEVQDPGHCALENLPPHDRRPPPAHSPSPLRPGECLWLHHRGPRAILRSLLR, from the exons ATGAGGACCTGCCTGCGGAGACCCAGTCGTCTGGACCAAGCTGTCCAATGGCTCTTGCTTTTGGCCGTGTTGATCTCCTTATTCTTTGTCCTGCCCTCCTTCGTTAAGGAACCCGATACGAAACCTTTCAG GCGTCAGCACATGGGTGACGAGGAGAGATCTTCAGGGTCGCCACACAAGTCTGCACGGCAGGCTCCCCCACGGGAAGGAAGGACAGCGGCTCCTGCCTCATCGTCCGCGCGAGGGAACAGCGTGCAGGTGCCCCCGGCCCAGGCCACAGCCCACCCTGCCAAGGGGGACCTCAGAGAAGAGACCGGTGGGGCCACCTCGACTGGGCCGGCCCCACCGAGGGGTCGAAAGAGGAAGGACACCGTGCTGGACACGCGGCCCCCGAGGGCACGGGATGGGGGAGTGGCCTCAGAGGCACTGTCACTGAGGAGTCAGGACGCGAGGACAACCAAAGGAAGGCAGGACCAGAATGGGGAGCCCACGGCCACCAGGACGGTGCCCTCGAAGCCTCGGGCCAAAGCGGCCACCACGGCAAGGACACCTGTGCCAGAAAGCCAGGCCGAGGCGCTGACCACCCCGGGAGCAGGGTCAGTGAAAGGAGGGGCCTCGGCCGTGATGCCCCGCCGGGAGACACCCCGGGCCAagccaccctccacccctctccaggCCCGCACCACACAGAGAAGCCGAAGCCTGCGGGCCGCCAACTTCAAGTCTGAGCCCCGGTGGGATTTCGAGGAGCAATACAGCTTTGACGTGGGGGCCCTACAGACG ACCTGCCCCGACTCCGTGAAGGTCAAGGCCTCCAAGTCACCCTGGCTGCGGACACTCTTTCTGGCCAACCTCACCCTCTTCCTGGACTCCAGCCGCTTCAACCAGAGCGAGTGGGACCGTCTGGAGCACTTTGCGCCACCCTTTGGGTTCATGGAGCTCAACTATTCGT TGGTGCGGAAGGTCGTGACCCGCTTCCCTCCGGTGCCCCAGCAACAGCTGCTCCTGGCCGGTCTCCCCGCCGGGAGTTCCCAGTGCGTCACGTGCGCCGTGGTGGGCAACGGGGGCATCTTGAACAACTCTCGCGTGGGCCAGGAGATAGACAGCCACGATCACGTCTTCCG ACTGAGTGCAGCGGTCACTAAGGGCTACGAACAGGATGTGGGCACCCGGACGTCGTTTTACGGCTTCACTGCCTTCTCCCTGACCCAGTCGCTTATGGCCTTGGAGGGTCAGGGTTTCCGGCACGTGCCTCTGGGGAAG GCACAGGCCCCAGGTGGCTTTCCAGGGAGACCCGCCATGGGACAGATACCTGCTGCTGCACCCCGACTCGCTGCGGTACATGAAAAACAG GTTCCTGAGGTCCAAGACCCTGGACACTGCGCACTGGAGAATCTACCGCCCCACGACCGGCGCCCTCCTCCTGCTCACAGCCCTTCACCTCTGCGACCAG GTGAGTGCCTATGGCTTCATCACCGAGGGCCACGAGCAATTCTCCGATCACTACTACGATAA
- the ST6GALNAC1 gene encoding alpha-N-acetylgalactosaminide alpha-2,6-sialyltransferase 1 isoform X5, protein MRTCLRRPSRLDQAVQWLLLLAVLISLFFVLPSFVKEPDTKPFRRQHMGDEERSSGSPHKSARQAPPREGRTAAPASSSARGNSVQVPPAQATAHPAKGDLREETGGATSTGPAPPRGRKRKDTVLDTRPPRARDGGVASEALSLRSQDARTTKGRQDQNGEPTATRTVPSKPRAKAATTARTPVPESQAEALTTPGAGSVKGGASAVMPRRETPRAKPPSTPLQARTTQRSRSLRAANFKSEPRWDFEEQYSFDVGALQTTCPDSVKVKASKSPWLRTLFLANLTLFLDSSRFNQSEWDRLEHFAPPFGFMELNYSLVRKVVTRFPPVPQQQLLLAGLPAGSSQCVTCAVVGNGGILNNSRVGQEIDSHDHVFRLSAAVTKGYEQDVGTRTSFYGFTAFSLTQSLMALEGQGFRHVPLGKAQAPGGFPGRPAMGQIPAAAPRLAAVHEKQVRAAEACGEARVPVSPAAS, encoded by the exons ATGAGGACCTGCCTGCGGAGACCCAGTCGTCTGGACCAAGCTGTCCAATGGCTCTTGCTTTTGGCCGTGTTGATCTCCTTATTCTTTGTCCTGCCCTCCTTCGTTAAGGAACCCGATACGAAACCTTTCAG GCGTCAGCACATGGGTGACGAGGAGAGATCTTCAGGGTCGCCACACAAGTCTGCACGGCAGGCTCCCCCACGGGAAGGAAGGACAGCGGCTCCTGCCTCATCGTCCGCGCGAGGGAACAGCGTGCAGGTGCCCCCGGCCCAGGCCACAGCCCACCCTGCCAAGGGGGACCTCAGAGAAGAGACCGGTGGGGCCACCTCGACTGGGCCGGCCCCACCGAGGGGTCGAAAGAGGAAGGACACCGTGCTGGACACGCGGCCCCCGAGGGCACGGGATGGGGGAGTGGCCTCAGAGGCACTGTCACTGAGGAGTCAGGACGCGAGGACAACCAAAGGAAGGCAGGACCAGAATGGGGAGCCCACGGCCACCAGGACGGTGCCCTCGAAGCCTCGGGCCAAAGCGGCCACCACGGCAAGGACACCTGTGCCAGAAAGCCAGGCCGAGGCGCTGACCACCCCGGGAGCAGGGTCAGTGAAAGGAGGGGCCTCGGCCGTGATGCCCCGCCGGGAGACACCCCGGGCCAagccaccctccacccctctccaggCCCGCACCACACAGAGAAGCCGAAGCCTGCGGGCCGCCAACTTCAAGTCTGAGCCCCGGTGGGATTTCGAGGAGCAATACAGCTTTGACGTGGGGGCCCTACAGACG ACCTGCCCCGACTCCGTGAAGGTCAAGGCCTCCAAGTCACCCTGGCTGCGGACACTCTTTCTGGCCAACCTCACCCTCTTCCTGGACTCCAGCCGCTTCAACCAGAGCGAGTGGGACCGTCTGGAGCACTTTGCGCCACCCTTTGGGTTCATGGAGCTCAACTATTCGT TGGTGCGGAAGGTCGTGACCCGCTTCCCTCCGGTGCCCCAGCAACAGCTGCTCCTGGCCGGTCTCCCCGCCGGGAGTTCCCAGTGCGTCACGTGCGCCGTGGTGGGCAACGGGGGCATCTTGAACAACTCTCGCGTGGGCCAGGAGATAGACAGCCACGATCACGTCTTCCG ACTGAGTGCAGCGGTCACTAAGGGCTACGAACAGGATGTGGGCACCCGGACGTCGTTTTACGGCTTCACTGCCTTCTCCCTGACCCAGTCGCTTATGGCCTTGGAGGGTCAGGGTTTCCGGCACGTGCCTCTGGGGAAG GCACAGGCCCCAGGTGGCTTTCCAGGGAGACCCGCCATGGGACAGATACCTGCTGCTGCACCCCGACTCGCTGCGGTACATGAAAAACAGGTGAGGGCAGCCGAGGCGTGTGGAGAGGCCCGGGTCCCTGTCAGCCCTGCAGCCTCCTGA